One window of the Actinomyces wuliandei genome contains the following:
- the rplU gene encoding 50S ribosomal protein L21 encodes MVYAIVKAGGRQEKVSVGDVVVVDRLAGEVGDQVTLTPLMVVDGDKVTTGAADLAHSSVTAEILGEQKGPKINILKFKNKTGYRRRQGHRAKLTAVKVTSID; translated from the coding sequence GTGGTCTACGCGATCGTCAAGGCTGGTGGCCGTCAGGAGAAGGTCTCCGTCGGCGACGTCGTGGTTGTTGACAGGCTCGCTGGCGAGGTGGGCGACCAGGTCACCCTCACCCCGCTGATGGTGGTGGATGGTGACAAGGTGACGACTGGCGCCGCTGACCTGGCCCACAGCTCTGTCACCGCTGAGATCCTCGGTGAGCAGAAGGGTCCCAAGATCAACATCCTCAAGTTCAAGAACAAGACCGGCTACCGCAGGCGCCAGGGCCACCGGGCCAAGTTGACGGCGGTCAAGGTCACGTCTATCGACTGA